One window of the Streptomyces asoensis genome contains the following:
- a CDS encoding SH3 domain-containing protein has product MPLRTALTRLAILTAAGTLAATAAVAPALADDWDGNGLTTQDDGSSDWENQGGDGFQGNQNQGGGGGQGNQNQSQGGGQGNQNGQGNQNQGGGQGNQNQGGGQGNQNQGGGQGNQNQGGGQGNQNQGGGQGNQNQGGGQGNQNQGGGQGNQNQGGGQGNQNQGGGQGNQNQGGGQGNQNGQGNHNQGGGQGNQNGQGDQAGQNGQGNQNGSWQSGGGDWQSGGGDWQSDGGDNSWQSDGGDWQSGNGNQNDSRLYRGRVTASELLLRSAPTRASQVIRVAHRGEIVSIFCKTPGQNVQGDSLWYLLTDGTWAWGAARYIDTIGTTPRWC; this is encoded by the coding sequence ATGCCCCTGCGTACCGCTCTCACCCGCCTCGCCATACTCACCGCGGCCGGCACCCTCGCCGCCACCGCGGCCGTCGCCCCGGCCCTCGCCGACGACTGGGACGGCAACGGTCTCACCACTCAGGACGACGGCTCGTCCGACTGGGAGAACCAGGGCGGCGACGGCTTCCAGGGGAATCAGAACCAGGGCGGCGGAGGCGGCCAAGGCAACCAGAACCAGAGCCAAGGCGGCGGCCAAGGCAATCAGAACGGCCAGGGCAACCAGAACCAAGGCGGGGGCCAGGGCAACCAGAACCAGGGCGGGGGTCAAGGCAACCAGAACCAGGGTGGGGGTCAAGGCAACCAGAACCAGGGTGGGGGCCAGGGCAACCAGAACCAAGGTGGCGGTCAAGGCAACCAGAACCAGGGCGGGGGTCAAGGCAACCAGAACCAAGGCGGGGGCCAGGGCAACCAGAACCAAGGCGGGGGCCAAGGCAACCAGAACCAAGGTGGCGGTCAAGGCAACCAGAACCAAGGCGGCGGCCAAGGCAACCAGAACGGCCAGGGCAACCACAACCAAGGTGGCGGTCAAGGCAACCAGAACGGCCAGGGCGACCAAGCCGGTCAGAACGGCCAGGGCAACCAGAACGGAAGCTGGCAGTCCGGTGGGGGCGACTGGCAGTCCGGCGGAGGTGACTGGCAGTCCGACGGGGGTGACAACAGCTGGCAGTCCGACGGGGGTGACTGGCAGTCCGGCAACGGCAACCAGAACGACTCCCGCCTCTACCGTGGCCGCGTCACCGCGAGCGAACTGCTCCTGCGCAGCGCGCCCACCCGGGCCAGCCAGGTGATCCGTGTGGCCCATCGCGGCGAGATCGTCTCGATCTTCTGCAAGACCCCGGGTCAGAACGTCCAGGGCGACTCCCTCTGGTACCTCCTCACGGACGGCACCTGGGCCTGGGGCGCGGCGCGCTACATCGACACCATCGGGACGACACCTCGCTGGTGCTGA
- a CDS encoding ATP-binding protein, translated as MRLAFPSWAGTLAVKAAVFITVMCCALAALLGVLVHVSVTNQTVGQARDLALSRLKDATAAFEAGDTLGWGASLDPPGLPASLRALAVAGERGTIVADHQGRPTMWAAGPVDGARALAVPVDYSQSARTIEALDTAILWSSVLAIGATLLVGAVAVTRVTRRLHTTAQVARRITAGDLDARVDDPRTKEPGRPQDEVGAVAVALDSMASSLQGKLLSEQRFTADVAHELRTPLTGLHAAAELLPPGRPTELVRDRVAALRTLTEDLLEISRLDTGRERLELDAEELGALAVRAVRTAEASDTSGASATGTEVTVVRDARVETDRRRLERVLGNLLANAHRHGRSPVVLTVDGPVVTVRDHGDGYPEYLVTHGPQRFRTEGGAKGHGLGLTIAVGQAEVLGARLTFTNAPDGGAVATLTLPQTPPARSGLPDGAA; from the coding sequence ATGAGGCTCGCGTTTCCCTCGTGGGCCGGCACGCTCGCCGTGAAGGCCGCCGTCTTCATCACGGTGATGTGCTGTGCGCTGGCCGCCCTGCTCGGCGTACTGGTGCACGTCTCGGTGACGAACCAGACCGTCGGACAGGCCCGTGACCTCGCACTCTCCCGACTGAAGGACGCGACGGCGGCGTTCGAGGCCGGGGACACCCTCGGGTGGGGCGCGAGCCTCGATCCGCCGGGGCTGCCCGCGTCGCTGCGGGCGCTGGCGGTGGCCGGCGAGCGCGGCACGATCGTCGCCGACCACCAGGGGCGCCCGACGATGTGGGCGGCCGGCCCCGTCGACGGTGCGCGGGCCCTCGCGGTCCCGGTCGACTACTCGCAGAGCGCCCGCACCATCGAGGCCCTCGACACCGCGATCCTGTGGTCGTCGGTCCTGGCCATCGGCGCGACGCTGCTGGTCGGCGCCGTCGCGGTCACCCGGGTGACCCGGCGGCTGCACACCACCGCGCAGGTGGCCAGGCGGATCACCGCCGGCGACCTGGACGCGCGCGTGGACGACCCCCGTACGAAGGAACCGGGCCGGCCGCAGGACGAGGTGGGGGCCGTCGCCGTCGCGCTGGACTCCATGGCGTCCTCGCTCCAGGGCAAGCTGCTGAGCGAGCAGCGGTTCACCGCCGACGTGGCGCACGAGCTGCGCACGCCGCTGACCGGGCTGCACGCGGCGGCCGAACTGCTGCCGCCGGGGCGGCCGACGGAGCTGGTCCGCGACCGGGTGGCTGCACTGCGCACGCTGACGGAGGACCTGCTGGAGATCTCCCGCCTGGACACCGGGCGGGAGCGGCTGGAGCTGGACGCCGAGGAGCTGGGCGCGCTGGCGGTCCGGGCGGTGCGGACGGCGGAGGCTTCGGACACCTCCGGGGCCTCGGCGACCGGCACCGAGGTGACGGTCGTCCGGGACGCGCGCGTGGAGACCGACCGGCGACGCCTCGAGCGGGTACTGGGGAACCTGCTCGCCAACGCGCACCGGCACGGGCGGTCGCCCGTCGTGCTGACGGTGGACGGGCCCGTGGTCACCGTGCGGGATCACGGGGACGGCTATCCGGAGTACCTCGTCACACACGGGCCGCAGCGGTTCCGCACCGAGGGCGGGGCGAAGGGGCACGGGCTCGGGCTGACGATCGCGGTCGGACAGGCGGAGGTGCTGGGCGCTCGGCTGACGTTCACCAACGCCCCGGACGGCGGTGCGGTGGCGACGCTGACGCTCCCTCAGACGCCTCCGGCCAGGAGTGGCCTCCCCGATGGCGCAGCGTGA
- a CDS encoding protein-tyrosine phosphatase family protein, which yields MRTRRKQLDVPPPDRPWSEIVPGLWMGGHEFRGRSGELELAVVRGEFDLVQTLTRARQGHGPDPGVLHHVWPIPDGPLDGTQLAGVIRLARAAGEAMDDGRTVLVRCYSGYNRSGLVVAHTLVRRGHSAEEAIRLIRSRRSPWALHNELFVEYLRAGLPTARLLEELAE from the coding sequence TTGCGGACCCGCAGGAAGCAACTCGACGTACCGCCTCCGGACCGTCCGTGGAGCGAGATCGTGCCCGGCCTGTGGATGGGCGGGCACGAGTTCCGGGGACGCTCCGGGGAACTGGAACTCGCCGTGGTGCGGGGCGAGTTCGATCTCGTCCAGACGTTGACACGGGCCCGGCAGGGACATGGGCCCGATCCCGGAGTGCTGCATCACGTGTGGCCGATTCCGGACGGTCCGCTGGACGGGACCCAGCTCGCCGGGGTGATCCGGCTGGCGCGGGCCGCGGGAGAGGCGATGGACGACGGCCGGACGGTCCTCGTCCGCTGCTACAGCGGCTACAACCGCTCCGGCCTGGTCGTCGCCCACACGCTGGTACGCCGGGGGCACTCGGCCGAGGAAGCGATCCGGCTGATACGGTCGCGGCGCTCGCCGTGGGCCCTGCACAACGAGTTGTTCGTGGAGTACCTGCGGGCGGGGCTGCCGACGGCCAGGCTTTTGGAGGAACTGGCCGAATAA
- a CDS encoding nuclease-related domain-containing protein, with translation MNGLRVIPTWRHGQERLYVCLTDGRNIAWYDREAARINLIGENRREDVLEALGPFISGPVTVGPPPVPTPAEMARLSLHPDDDLAPNRPGEALLIDLDRDPGPAHRLRADPRRRALAAEQTVGVALDRLDGVGWHTLHSLPLPGGDRVHHLAIGPAGLFAVHTLYAHKQRVRISDPLVGLGRRDPQPLLRRVRADADRASYALTAEVRPVLALVGPMGVSVSVPPREVRVLTDTDLTDLARLGGVLKPADVEALHAMARDRGTWARV, from the coding sequence ATGAACGGACTGCGCGTCATACCGACCTGGCGGCATGGCCAGGAGCGGCTCTACGTCTGTCTCACGGACGGCAGGAACATCGCCTGGTACGACCGTGAGGCGGCCAGGATCAACCTGATCGGGGAGAACCGCAGAGAGGACGTCCTGGAGGCGCTCGGCCCCTTCATCTCCGGCCCGGTCACGGTCGGCCCGCCCCCGGTCCCCACGCCCGCCGAGATGGCCCGGCTCTCCCTCCACCCGGACGACGACCTGGCCCCCAACCGCCCCGGCGAGGCCCTCCTGATCGACCTGGACCGCGACCCGGGCCCCGCCCACCGCCTCCGAGCCGACCCGCGCCGCCGCGCCCTGGCGGCCGAGCAGACCGTCGGCGTGGCCCTGGACCGCCTCGACGGCGTCGGCTGGCACACCCTGCACTCCCTGCCCCTCCCCGGCGGAGACCGCGTCCACCACCTGGCCATCGGCCCGGCCGGCCTGTTCGCGGTCCACACGCTGTACGCCCACAAGCAGCGGGTCCGGATCTCCGACCCCCTGGTCGGACTGGGCCGCCGGGACCCGCAGCCACTTCTGCGCCGGGTACGCGCCGACGCCGACCGCGCGTCCTACGCCCTGACGGCCGAGGTCCGCCCCGTACTGGCCCTGGTCGGCCCGATGGGCGTCTCGGTCTCCGTCCCCCCGCGCGAGGTCCGCGTCCTGACCGACACCGACCTCACCGACCTGGCCCGTCTGGGGGGCGTACTGAAGCCGGCGGACGTGGAAGCCCTGCACGCGATGGCCCGCGACCGGGGGACGTGGGCGAGGGTGTGA
- the ligD gene encoding non-homologous end-joining DNA ligase, with the protein MTPITEVEGRRLALSNLEKVLYPATGFTKGEVLHYYATVADALLPHLRDRPLSFLRYPDGPDGQIFFAKNVPPGTPEWVTTAEVPRSEGPARMVVVQDLASLVWAANLVTEFHTPQWVIQDPEIADRLVLDLDPGTPATVVECCEVAVWLRERLAADGIEAWPKTSGAKGLHLLAAVRGASSERVTEYAKALAVEAERAMPRLVLHRMTRSLRPGKVFVDWSQNAARKTTATPYTLRARAEPTVSAAVTWEEVEECRSVGTLTFSASDIAPRLQDFGDLLAPLLDAGRAGAVP; encoded by the coding sequence ATGACGCCGATCACTGAGGTGGAGGGGAGACGGCTCGCGCTCAGCAATCTGGAGAAGGTGCTGTATCCGGCGACCGGCTTCACCAAGGGCGAGGTACTGCACTACTACGCGACCGTCGCCGACGCCCTGCTCCCCCATCTGCGCGACCGGCCGCTGTCCTTCCTGCGCTACCCGGACGGGCCCGACGGGCAGATCTTCTTCGCCAAGAACGTGCCGCCGGGGACGCCCGAATGGGTTACCACCGCCGAGGTGCCCCGGTCGGAGGGGCCCGCCCGGATGGTGGTCGTGCAGGATCTGGCGAGCCTGGTCTGGGCGGCGAACCTCGTCACGGAGTTCCATACGCCCCAGTGGGTGATCCAGGATCCCGAGATCGCCGACCGGCTCGTCCTCGACCTCGATCCCGGCACGCCCGCGACCGTCGTCGAGTGCTGCGAGGTCGCGGTGTGGCTGCGGGAGCGGCTCGCGGCGGACGGGATCGAGGCGTGGCCGAAGACGTCCGGGGCGAAGGGGCTGCATCTGCTGGCGGCGGTGCGGGGGGCCTCCTCCGAACGGGTCACGGAGTACGCGAAAGCGCTGGCCGTGGAGGCGGAGCGGGCGATGCCCCGGCTGGTTCTGCACCGCATGACGCGGAGTCTGCGGCCGGGGAAGGTGTTCGTGGACTGGAGTCAGAACGCGGCGCGGAAGACGACCGCGACGCCGTACACCTTGCGGGCGCGGGCCGAGCCGACCGTGTCGGCGGCGGTCACCTGGGAGGAGGTCGAGGAGTGCCGGTCCGTCGGGACGCTCACGTTCTCGGCCTCCGACATCGCTCCGCGGCTTCAGGACTTCGGGGATCTGCTGGCGCCGCTGCTCGATGCCGGGCGGGCGGGGGCGGTGCCGTGA
- a CDS encoding Ku protein, whose protein sequence is MRSIWNGAISFGLVSIPIKLVNATESHSISFRQIHTEDGGRIRYRKVCELEDREVSSAEIGKGYEDADGTIIPITDEDLSHLPLPTAKTIEIVAFVPADRIDPLQMDAAYYLQAGGAPAAKPYTLLREALKRSHKVAIAKYALRGRERLGMLRVVGEAIAMHGLLWPDEVRAPEGVAPDTSVTVRDKELDLADALMDTLGEVDLEDLHDEYREAVEEVVAAKAAGETPPEAPTPPSSGKVLDLMAALEKSVRAAKESRGEGPEKASSETEEETDQETGSGAEVRHLSQRRSARTAPKGTGGKKSTSTATAKKTAAAPRKSTAKTAKSTQPAKKTTASKSTAATKSTAKKAAAKKTTAKGATAKGTSEKGTTAKKSAAKKTTAARKRTA, encoded by the coding sequence GTGAGATCCATTTGGAACGGCGCCATCTCCTTCGGCCTCGTCAGCATCCCGATCAAGCTGGTGAACGCCACCGAGAGCCACTCGATCTCCTTCCGCCAGATCCACACGGAGGACGGCGGCCGCATCCGCTATCGCAAGGTCTGCGAGCTGGAGGACCGCGAGGTGAGCTCGGCGGAGATCGGCAAGGGGTACGAGGACGCGGACGGCACGATCATCCCGATCACCGACGAGGACCTGTCCCATCTGCCGCTCCCGACCGCCAAGACCATCGAGATCGTGGCCTTCGTCCCCGCCGACCGGATCGACCCGCTCCAGATGGACGCCGCCTACTACCTCCAGGCGGGCGGTGCACCGGCGGCGAAGCCGTACACGCTGCTCAGGGAGGCACTGAAACGCAGTCACAAGGTGGCGATCGCGAAGTACGCCCTGCGCGGCCGCGAGCGGCTCGGGATGCTCCGCGTGGTCGGCGAGGCGATCGCCATGCACGGTCTGCTCTGGCCGGACGAGGTCCGGGCACCGGAAGGCGTGGCCCCGGACACCTCGGTCACCGTCCGCGACAAGGAACTCGACCTCGCGGACGCCCTGATGGACACCCTCGGCGAGGTCGACCTGGAGGACCTGCACGACGAGTACCGCGAGGCGGTGGAGGAGGTCGTGGCGGCGAAGGCGGCCGGCGAGACACCCCCCGAGGCCCCGACCCCGCCGTCCAGCGGCAAGGTGCTGGACCTGATGGCGGCCCTGGAGAAGAGCGTCCGGGCGGCGAAGGAGTCGCGCGGCGAGGGACCGGAGAAGGCCTCTTCGGAGACGGAGGAGGAGACGGACCAGGAGACGGGGTCGGGGGCCGAGGTCAGACACCTTTCGCAGCGCAGGTCGGCCCGTACGGCACCCAAGGGGACGGGCGGCAAGAAATCGACGTCGACGGCGACGGCGAAGAAGACCGCGGCGGCACCGAGGAAGTCGACGGCGAAGACGGCGAAGTCGACACAGCCGGCGAAGAAGACCACGGCGTCGAAGAGCACGGCGGCAACGAAGAGCACAGCCAAGAAGGCCGCCGCGAAGAAGACGACGGCCAAGGGGGCGACGGCGAAGGGAACTTCGGAGAAGGGGACCACGGCGAAGAAGTCGGCCGCGAAGAAGACGACGGCGGCCCGCAAGCGCACGGCCTGA
- a CDS encoding acyltransferase family protein: protein MSRDRYVDFLRAWAILLVVLGHWLITGLIRHPDGEITAPELLATVPWTQWLTLGFQIMPLFFLAGGHAAGGSWARARAAGGSAAGWVGQRAVRLLLPTAVYSGLVLLAVGVCSALGVDRATLALVGWAMAMQFWFLPVYLLLSALTPVLYSLHERWGVRIPVGMGVVGLGVGALVAAGDASSRGSAVEAIGALNYLLVWGVVYQLGFCWRDGLLGGDGGTAPRAHGRAVAMAVGGVSGFALLVGPGPFPVSLILVSGEELSNTDPPSAAMLAWSLGQVGVALLVAPVVRRVLERARVRRAVRVLGAGSMALYLWHMLPVLIVAAAFYLTGLAPEPRYGSAGWWALRVPWLLVLGSFLVGVVWALRPLERALVSVDVRVRPGARIRGAAAWRIWAGLGVSVWALTYFAGHGFAYGGEFPVWPAVGLGVGTLCVAFPRRGDRSEGSDGGDNGGGTEDRGSGRARRAGRARRGRGALEEAA, encoded by the coding sequence ATGAGCCGAGACCGGTACGTCGATTTCCTGCGGGCGTGGGCGATTCTGCTCGTCGTGCTGGGGCACTGGCTGATCACCGGGCTGATCCGGCATCCGGACGGCGAGATCACCGCCCCGGAACTGCTGGCGACCGTGCCCTGGACGCAGTGGCTGACCCTGGGCTTCCAGATCATGCCGTTGTTCTTCCTCGCCGGTGGGCATGCCGCCGGAGGCTCCTGGGCGCGGGCTCGGGCCGCCGGCGGGAGCGCCGCGGGATGGGTGGGGCAGCGCGCCGTGCGGCTGCTGCTGCCCACGGCCGTGTACAGCGGCCTCGTGCTGCTGGCCGTCGGAGTGTGCTCCGCGCTCGGCGTGGACCGCGCCACCCTCGCGCTGGTGGGGTGGGCGATGGCCATGCAGTTCTGGTTCCTGCCGGTGTATCTGCTGCTCAGCGCCCTGACGCCGGTGCTGTACTCCCTTCATGAACGGTGGGGCGTGCGCATCCCTGTGGGCATGGGCGTGGTGGGGCTCGGTGTCGGCGCGCTCGTGGCGGCGGGCGACGCGTCCTCGCGCGGCTCGGCCGTCGAGGCGATCGGGGCGCTCAACTACCTGCTCGTATGGGGTGTCGTCTACCAGCTCGGATTCTGCTGGCGGGACGGACTGCTGGGCGGTGACGGAGGGACTGCGCCGCGAGCGCACGGCCGGGCGGTGGCCATGGCGGTGGGAGGCGTGTCGGGGTTCGCGCTGCTCGTCGGGCCCGGGCCGTTTCCCGTCAGTCTGATCCTGGTGAGCGGGGAGGAACTGAGCAACACCGATCCCCCGTCGGCGGCCATGCTGGCGTGGAGTCTGGGTCAGGTCGGGGTGGCGCTGCTGGTCGCACCGGTCGTGCGACGGGTGCTGGAGCGGGCCCGGGTGCGGCGGGCGGTGCGGGTGCTGGGGGCCGGCAGCATGGCGCTCTACCTCTGGCACATGCTGCCGGTGCTGATCGTCGCCGCCGCCTTCTACCTGACGGGGCTCGCCCCCGAACCCCGCTACGGCTCGGCCGGCTGGTGGGCACTACGGGTGCCGTGGCTGCTGGTGCTGGGGAGTTTCCTGGTGGGGGTGGTGTGGGCGTTGCGGCCACTGGAGCGGGCGTTGGTCTCCGTGGACGTACGTGTGCGGCCCGGCGCGCGGATCCGGGGGGCGGCGGCCTGGCGGATATGGGCCGGGCTCGGCGTGAGCGTCTGGGCGCTGACGTATTTCGCGGGGCACGGGTTCGCGTACGGCGGTGAGTTCCCGGTGTGGCCGGCCGTGGGGCTGGGGGTGGGCACGCTGTGCGTGGCCTTCCCTCGCCGGGGCGACAGGAGCGAGGGAAGCGACGGGGGCGACAACGGCGGCGGCACTGAGGACCGGGGGTCGGGGCGGGCCCGGCGGGCAGGGCGGGCACGCCGGGGTCGTGGGGCGCTGGAAGAGGCTGCCTGA
- a CDS encoding MFS transporter — protein sequence MLIGALQAFYGPAIPALREEFGLSPSVAGLGLSAHFVGGVAGVLLFDRLYGRTGNRRILAASYLLMAVGSAGFAVAPNWPLALTAALLAGFGFGGIDYGLNQLFAVGFGHRSTAMLNILNAHFGIGAILGPVLIGVVGAEHYPVVFLVFALANLPLLFCLRGVRDSPPRLPQPAQHPASTEASTPADRALRSVLAVFVTLYVLHVGIEAGVGGWEPTHLETVGHGAGVAATATSVYWLMMTVGRFLVAPIALRFSAQTIITVSCAGMTVCLLLAAVPDLAPFAYAGVGLFIAPIFPTGLPWLHRAAPHARRAGAVVIAASMMGGVAAGPALGKVIEWSGVRAVPLLLAAVSAVCLAATLWLTRATHPKPAR from the coding sequence ATGCTCATCGGCGCTCTCCAGGCGTTCTACGGCCCCGCGATCCCGGCCCTGCGCGAGGAGTTCGGGCTCTCGCCCTCCGTCGCGGGGCTGGGGCTCAGCGCGCACTTCGTCGGAGGGGTCGCCGGGGTCCTCCTCTTCGACCGGCTGTACGGCCGTACCGGCAACCGGCGGATCCTGGCCGCCTCGTATCTGCTGATGGCCGTCGGCTCGGCGGGCTTCGCGGTCGCGCCGAACTGGCCTCTCGCCCTCACCGCGGCGCTCCTCGCCGGGTTCGGCTTCGGCGGTATCGACTACGGCCTCAACCAACTCTTCGCGGTCGGCTTCGGCCACCGTTCCACCGCGATGCTCAACATCCTCAACGCCCACTTCGGCATCGGCGCGATCCTCGGCCCGGTCCTGATCGGGGTGGTGGGCGCCGAGCACTACCCCGTCGTCTTCCTGGTCTTCGCGCTCGCCAACCTGCCCCTGCTGTTCTGTCTGCGCGGCGTACGCGACAGCCCTCCGCGGCTGCCGCAGCCCGCACAGCACCCCGCGTCCACCGAGGCGTCCACGCCGGCCGACCGCGCCCTGCGGTCCGTCCTCGCCGTGTTCGTCACCCTCTACGTCCTGCACGTCGGCATCGAGGCGGGTGTCGGCGGCTGGGAACCCACGCACCTGGAGACCGTCGGGCACGGCGCCGGCGTCGCGGCCACCGCGACCTCCGTGTACTGGCTGATGATGACCGTCGGCCGTTTCCTGGTGGCCCCGATCGCGTTGCGTTTCTCCGCCCAGACCATCATCACGGTCTCCTGCGCGGGCATGACCGTCTGTCTCCTGCTGGCGGCCGTACCGGACCTGGCGCCCTTCGCCTACGCGGGCGTGGGCCTCTTCATCGCGCCGATCTTCCCCACCGGGCTGCCCTGGCTGCACCGGGCCGCCCCGCACGCACGCCGGGCCGGCGCGGTCGTCATCGCCGCGTCCATGATGGGCGGCGTCGCGGCGGGCCCGGCACTCGGCAAGGTCATCGAGTGGTCCGGCGTCCGAGCGGTCCCGCTCCTCCTCGCCGCGGTCTCCGCCGTCTGCCTCGCGGCCACCCTCTGGCTGACCCGAGCGACCCACCCGAAGCCCGCGCGGTGA